CTCCATCTTGCCATCGCTGACCCCTAGGTAGAGCAGGATCGAGCGTAGGGTCTCGGCGTAGAGACGTGCCTCCTCGCTGCTCTCGACATCGGGGGGGAAGTCGGTGACGATCTCCATCAGCGGCACGCCGGCGCGGTTGTAGTCCATCACGGAGTAGCCCAGCCCATCGACATGGAGCGACTTGCCCGTGTCTTCCTCTAGGTGCACACGGGTGATGTGAATCTTCTTGAGCGTGCCGTCGGCCTCTTCGATCTCCAGATACCCATTGATCCCAATCGGCGTGTTGCCGTACTGGCTCACCTGGTAGCCCTTGGGGAGGTCGGGGTAGAAGTAGTTCTTGCGGTGGAAGATGGTCCGCATGGAGATCTCGCAGTTGAGCGCGAGGGCGGTGCGCACCACATGCTCGACCGCTTGCTTGTTGAAGACAGGAAGCGTCCCCGGCAGCCCCAGGCAGATCGGACAGCAGCGGGTGTTGGGCTCTCCTCCAAAGGCGTTCTCACACCCACAGAACATCTTGGACTTTGTCAGAAGCTCGGCATGGCACTCCATCCCGACTGCGACAACATACTCAGGCATGATGCTATTGTATCGCGTCTGGGCCGGGTGGCATTACCGGTCGGGTGCAGAAAGAGGCCTCAGCGTTTCTGCTTGCTCCAGCCTTCCCAGACAGCCGTGGGCTTTTTGGCATAGAACTCGGTAAATCCGCAGTCGGCGCACATATTGGCGGTAAAGGTTGAGGCACTCTTGGCAAAGATCTCTGAGGGATTTCCCCAGGCCTCCAGCCGTCCTCCGACATGGACCTGGGTCATCCAGCGCTCTGATCTACATTTAGGGCAGGTTGGTTTCATGTGTTTCTATCCTCCGATAGGCCGTAGCCCGCTCGCCTCTGCGCTCTTGCCTTCGTCGTTGTAGCCAGGCTTGGGCGTATCGCCCTCAGCCTCGGGCTTGCGGCGGGGGGCTTGGAGTGTGGGCATGGTGTTTGGTGCAACTTCTGGTGCGGGAGCCCCTGTGGGTTTTGTGCTGGGTGCCTGGGGAGTGGGCATGGCTCCCGCGGGAGGCAGGGGGCTTCCGAGGCGCTGGAGGGCGGTGCGGGCGTAGGTGGACTGGGCACCGTTGGGGAAGCGGATCAGCTGCTCGGTGTAGAGCTGGACGGCGCGGGCCTTGTCGCCCATGCTCTGCTCGGTCAGGCGGGCGAGGCGCGCCCAGACCATCTCGGCATCGGGGCCGCTATCGCCAAACGACAGGACACGGCGCAGGAGCTGTTCCGCCTGGCCAAAGTCGCCCTCGCGCTCCTGGCGGGCCGCGAGGCGCAGCAGAATGCCCGTGGGGACCTCACCGGGGCCTGCTGCGAGCAGGAGGGCGAGGCGGGTGACGGTGTCAGGATCGCCCTCTTGGACAAGCTTATCGGCCTTTTCCAAAAAGAGCGAGCGAGCAAGCGGTGCGGTGTTGCCGAGGGGGCCAAAGAGCGCTTTATGGCAGAAGGTGGTCACTAGATCCAGATTATCCGGCTCGCGCTGGACGAGGGCTTCGAGGTCCTGGAGGGGCAGACCGTGGTAGTCGCCGCCGTACTCCGAGCGCAGGGCCTGGGCCTCCGATGCCTCGTGGGTGTCGCGGCGCTCACGGAGGGCGAGCACCAGCAGAAAGCCCGCCCCCGCCCCGCCGATATGGGCGAAGTTGGCCACGCCGCTCGCCATCCCAACCGTGGTGGTGAGGAAGCCATTGAGGATATCGAAGCCGAGGTAGTAGAGAATCACCCACTGCGCCTGCCACTCCGATGTCCAGCCGAGGCCCGCCGCGAAGCGCCAGTAGTTCCAGCCCCAGAAGATGCAGATACGGGCAAAGGGAAAGAGGTAGAGATAGGCCCCCGCTAGCCCCATGATCGCCCCCGATGCTCCCAGGCTGAAGCGCTCGGGCTGGAAGAGGCCGACCATGACCTCGTGCAGGCCATCGCCCGCAAGGCCGCAGAGTAGGTAGACCAGGAGGTACTTGCCAATCCCCAAGCGGCCCTCGACCGCCGCCCCAAAGAGCCAGAGAAAGAGCATGTTGCCCAGCAGGTGCATCAGGCTCCCGTGGAGGAACATGGAGCTGACCATGCGGACGGGCGAGAACGTGTTGTGGGAGAGCGCCCAGTCGTGGACAACGCCCTCACGAATCACGATAGCGTACTGGCTGGTGCAAAAAAAGATCAGTGAGTTGATAACGATCAGGCCGATCGTGGCGTAGGGAAATCTCTCGGGCGGATTCTTAGCGCGGTAGGGGATCATGCATCCTGCCTCCTTGAGCGAACTGACCCATTATAACGAGGAATAGTTGCGCAAAGAGGCAGAAAGGCCCGAAATAACTACCGGGCGTTGGTGAACCTATCGGTGGTGCGGTGGCCGTCTTTGTCGGGCTCGCCCTTGACAAGGTGCAGGTGGGCACGGCGGCCAACCGTGAGCTTCTCGAAGAGCTCTGCCGAGGTGCTGGCGATCTGGAGCGTGCGGACCGCGCCATCGTCGCGCTTGAGGGTGATGAGGCCGTCTTTCTTCTCGGTGACCTGTCCGGTCCAGGTGGAGAGGGCATCGTTCTTGGCCTGCTCGGCGGCGCTGGCGGAGTCGGCGACGATGCTGGCGAGCAGGTTGCCACTAGCCGACGACCGGGCGATCACGGCGACAGGGTTGTCAAGTGCAAAGTCGGTGGGCTTGGCGGGCTTGCCGCCCTTGAGAAAGCTCGTCTTTTCGGAGATGCGGAAGCGGGTTGTCTTGCCGTCTTTGTCCTTCGCATCGAGGTTGGTCAGCGACGACGTGACGACCGTGCCGGTGTAGATCGCTGTGGCAGTCTTCTTGGTCTCCGCGGCGGTGTCGGCGTCTTTCATGGCCCTCAGCACGCCCTCCGCGGGCCGGTCCGGGCGGATCGAGAGCCGCGCCGAGACATGGTCGTCGGGCTTGAAGTCCGTGAACTTGGCGAGCTCGTTTTTCTTGGTAAAGGCGGCGTCGGGTGCGATCGTCACCGAGAGAGCGGCCGTCCCATTGTCCGGCTGGAGGGTGAGGGTGTTCTTGGTGGCATCCAGCGCCGTGATCACCCCGACCACGGTCTTGGTCTGGGCGGCAGGGCGCTTTGTGCTGACGCGCTGGGGTGGGGTCTTTGTGGTCTCCTGTGGTGTGGAGAGACAGAGCAAGGTAAGGGCAAGAAGTGGGTTCATGGGCTATCGTGTCGGGCGGTTCTTGATCGAGTCAAAGATATAGACGATAATCGCCAGCCAGACGGTTCCCAGGAGCGCGGCGCGGTGCCAGGGAATCGGCTCGGGGGCGATCAGCTGGCCGCAGATAAACGTGATGGTCGGCCCTAGATACTGCAAGAGCCCGAGCGTGCTGAGCGGGACGCGGGGCACGGCGTGGCCAAAGAGCAGGAGCGGCGCGACCGTCACCGGGCCCGTGCCGATCAGCAGGAGCGCCTCGCGCGGGCTTCCCAGCGCGGCGTGCCGAACGAGCAGAAAGCCGAGGGCAAAGGGAAAGGCCACCGCGGTCTCCGCCGCCAGCGCGACCGTCCCCTCGACCCCCACGCCCTTGCGGACAAAGCCATAGAAGCTCCAGAGCCCCGCGATCAGGAGCGCCGCCCAGGGAAAGACCCGCAGGTCACCCAGGAGTGGGAAGAGCAGCGCCACCCCCGCCAGTGCGATCGAGACTTTTTGCAGGGGCCGGAGCTGCTCGCCCAGAAAGGCAACCCCTAGCAACGTATTGAGGAGCGGCACAATAAAATAGCCCAAGCTCGCCTCGACAAAGCGCCCGTTGATGGTCAGCCAGATGTAGAGCAGCCAGTTGGCCGTGAGCAAGAGAGTCGTGCCCCAGAGCTTGGGATTGCGGAGCGCGCGGAGAAACTCCTGGCCGCGCCGCTGGGAGAGCACCACGCCCAGGAGCAGGGGAAACGACCACGCCGCCCGGTGCGCGACGAGCTCCCAGGGATTGTGTCCATTGAGCTGCTTCCAGAAGAGCGGCACGAGCCCCCAGAGAACAAACGCCAGTACCCCCGACTGAATCCCAGTCATGCGCCGGGGTCCGTGCCCTGGTTGATCACCCGCCAGCTATCGTCGAGGACGGGCCGGGGGAGCTCGCCCTTTTGGGCCTTGTTGGCCCACTGGGAATCGACAATCAAGGCGCGGGCCAGCGCGACCGCTTCCGCATGTCCCTCATTGATGTAGTCCGTGGCTTCTTGGGGCGTGAGGATATTGCCCGCGACGATCCGGGGCTTGCTCGAAAACTGCCGTACCCAGTCCGAGAGCAGGGTCTCGGTGCCGAAGTAGCCACGCCGGGACTCGCGCCAGCAGGAGATGTCCCACGCATCCACTCCTGCGGCCTCCAGGGCGACCAGAAACGCTTGCAGGCTCTCAGGCGTGACCGGGGCATTGGGCGCATCGGGGGCATCGGCATGAATGGAGAAGCGGTAGAGGAGCGGGATCTGCGGGCCGATCGCCGCCCGCACGGCCTGGGTCACGGCGACGGGAAAGGCCAGCGGGTCGCCCCACTTGTCGGTGCGCTTGTTGACATCCTGTCGCCAGAACTGATGGAGAAGATAGCCGTGCGCGCCGTGGAGCTCCAGAAAGTCGCAGCCGGCCTCGATCGAGCGACGGGCACCCGCGGCAAAGTCGTCGATAATCTGCTCGATCTCGCCTTCTGTGAGCGCCCGCGCGGGATCGAAGCCCTCGCGTGTCCAGTCCGAGGC
This genomic interval from Armatimonas rosea contains the following:
- a CDS encoding zinc ribbon domain-containing protein, which produces MKPTCPKCRSERWMTQVHVGGRLEAWGNPSEIFAKSASTFTANMCADCGFTEFYAKKPTAVWEGWSKQKR
- a CDS encoding rhomboid family intramembrane serine protease, yielding MIPYRAKNPPERFPYATIGLIVINSLIFFCTSQYAIVIREGVVHDWALSHNTFSPVRMVSSMFLHGSLMHLLGNMLFLWLFGAAVEGRLGIGKYLLVYLLCGLAGDGLHEVMVGLFQPERFSLGASGAIMGLAGAYLYLFPFARICIFWGWNYWRFAAGLGWTSEWQAQWVILYYLGFDILNGFLTTTVGMASGVANFAHIGGAGAGFLLVLALRERRDTHEASEAQALRSEYGGDYHGLPLQDLEALVQREPDNLDLVTTFCHKALFGPLGNTAPLARSLFLEKADKLVQEGDPDTVTRLALLLAAGPGEVPTGILLRLAARQEREGDFGQAEQLLRRVLSFGDSGPDAEMVWARLARLTEQSMGDKARAVQLYTEQLIRFPNGAQSTYARTALQRLGSPLPPAGAMPTPQAPSTKPTGAPAPEVAPNTMPTLQAPRRKPEAEGDTPKPGYNDEGKSAEASGLRPIGG
- the rarD gene encoding EamA family transporter RarD codes for the protein MTGIQSGVLAFVLWGLVPLFWKQLNGHNPWELVAHRAAWSFPLLLGVVLSQRRGQEFLRALRNPKLWGTTLLLTANWLLYIWLTINGRFVEASLGYFIVPLLNTLLGVAFLGEQLRPLQKVSIALAGVALLFPLLGDLRVFPWAALLIAGLWSFYGFVRKGVGVEGTVALAAETAVAFPFALGFLLVRHAALGSPREALLLIGTGPVTVAPLLLFGHAVPRVPLSTLGLLQYLGPTITFICGQLIAPEPIPWHRAALLGTVWLAIIVYIFDSIKNRPTR
- a CDS encoding NADH:flavin oxidoreductase — its product is MDTSLFSPLPLGGDFPALPNRVVMGPMTLNQASESGHITDWIVDWYERRAAGGTGTLIGAAVFVSQGGRGWANAVGIADDSYTDGWRRCVDVAHAHGALFGTQLFHGGAASSNKLLGQQPVSASDWTREGFDPARALTEGEIEQIIDDFAAGARRSIEAGCDFLELHGAHGYLLHQFWRQDVNKRTDKWGDPLAFPVAVTQAVRAAIGPQIPLLYRFSIHADAPDAPNAPVTPESLQAFLVALEAAGVDAWDISCWRESRRGYFGTETLLSDWVRQFSSKPRIVAGNILTPQEATDYINEGHAEAVALARALIVDSQWANKAQKGELPRPVLDDSWRVINQGTDPGA